The following are from one region of the Pocillopora verrucosa isolate sample1 chromosome 3, ASM3666991v2, whole genome shotgun sequence genome:
- the LOC131794136 gene encoding uncharacterized protein codes for MATRKSEPALIRFDETSNLWPEPFSTLINCIFPLEYVYSDWFQWQANIEAQRRDPEFPGSLPGDCFEAGSRVEGFCIPQFILRNSDIDQVNARALDFKEQWLPDLDLMKVVDSFVETNEKSRIPIFTVEHLEDDPKYVKLRLTDEFKEHDSRFKNAPYLHHSYLLPDADHPMVNDEKGVWSNDVHGPVRKLMKADFPCHEEDRTDVFKFPIAWPEPAMEWLVRSRPCGWPSSELVQEVFDSGCLLAPVGRGKRLYEPIDTFEYYRNPEQSATNSAMADAEGKWAMEETEWRISFSLAENKLGRSVSPVQRHVMVLLKMIKKAYFPDVISTYYLKNLLFWECESKGEAFWREDNFAKCLLSMLDRLHECLETSDLPYYFMPQSNLLQYEDTANLKEAASVVAEVRREILPKTVSLLKRLQSLTFQSNTYLRDVGVPLKDHLLKMQDRHLSEDDHGKLLTALLSLFVGKCKDVIKSLRRTTLEPDKGKGVENLLNVALYAYQSILARNLYKLWFLMTKDEDTKDGEKEEDEFTSFVREEVKGLSLDGDFVAQSLAFFHSAKNGMEPSRSILCSRAMKYLREEHVRMAVESTESALGELKAKFSWFKVSVLKEAAERATQKLLRESHTRDTLSKEAIQSALEEEIQALHGERIGKK; via the coding sequence gaaccAGCCTTAATCCGCTTTGATGAGACATCCAATTTATGGCCCGAGCCCTTCTCCACCCTAATCAATTGCATTTTCCCACTGGAATATGTGTATTCCGATTGGTTTCAATGGCAAGCAAACATTGAGGCTCAACGCAGAGATCCAGAATTTCCCGGCAGCTTACCTGGAGACTGTTTTGAGGCTGGAAGTCGCGTTGAAGGGTTTTGCATTCCCCAGTTCATCCTCAGGAATAGTGACATTGATCAAGTGAACGCACGTGCTCTTGATTTCAAAGAACAGTGGCTCCCTGATCTTGACTTAATGAAAGTTGTTGATTCATTtgttgaaacaaatgaaaagagccGGATACCAATATTCACTGTTGAGCATTTGGAAGACGATCCAAAGTATGTAAAGTTGAGGTTGACTGACGAGTTCAAGGAGCATGATTCGCGATTTAAGAATGCTCCCTACCTCCATCACTCGTACCTGCTTCCTGACGCAGATCACCCCATGGTTAATGATGAAAAGGGTGTGTGGTCGAACGACGTGCACGGTCCGGTACGCAAACTCATGAAAGCCGATTTTCCATGCCACGAAGAGGATCGAACGGATGTTTTCAAGTTTCCAATCGCATGGCCTGAGCCTGCTATGGAATGGTTGGTCCGATCACGCCCTTGTGGTTGGCCCTCTTCAGAGCTTGTTCAAGAGGTGTTCGACAGTGGTTGTCTTTTAGCACCTGTTGGTAGAGGAAAGCGCCTGTACGAGCCCATCGATACCTTTGAGTATTACCGAAATCCAGAACAGTCAGCGACAAATTCCGCAATGGCTGATGCAGAGGGGAAATGGGCCATGGAAGAAACTGAGTGGAGAATTTCATTTTCACTGGCGGAAAACAAGCTCGGACGGAGTGTTTCACCCGTTCAACGGCACGTTATGGTTTTGCTGAAGATGATCAAAAAAGCTTACTTTCCAGATGTTATTTCGACGTATTATTTGAAGAACCTGCTGTTCTGGGAATGCGAGAGTAAAGGAGAAGCCTTTTGGAGAGAGGACAACTTCGCTAAGTGCCTGTTGTCTATGCTGGATCGTCTACACGAGTGCTTAGAGACCTCAGATCTTCCATATTACTTCATGCCTCAAAGCAACCTTCTTCAATATGAAGACACCGCTAATCTCAAAGAAGCTGCTAGTGTTGTCGCCGAGGTGAGGAGAGAGATACTACCGAAGACGGTCAGTCTGTTAAAGAGGCTTCAGTCACTAACGTTTCAGTCAAACACCTACTTGCGAGATGTTGGCGTACCACTGAAGGATCATCTTCTTAAGATGCAGGACAGACATCTGTCAGAGGATGATCATGGAAAACTGCTGACTGCTCTGCTTTCACTTTTTGTGGGCAAATGCAAAGATGTCATCAAGAGTTTGCGGAGAACCACGCTTGAACCTGACAAAGGCAAAGGAGTAGAAAATCTGTTGAACGTTGCTTTGTATGCTTACCAGTCGATACTTGCCAGAAATTTGTACAAGCTGTGGTTCTTAATGACCAAGGATGAAGACACCAAAGACGGAGAGAAGGAAGAGGATGAGTTTACGTCATTTGTACGCGAGGAAGTGAAGGGCCTTTCTTTAGATGGCGATTTCGTTGCTCAGTCCCTCGCCTTCTTCCACAGCGCGAAAAACGGAATGGAGCCATCTCGGTCGATTCTTTGTTCAAGAGCGATGAAATACCTTAGGGAAGAACACGTAAGGATGGCTGTCGAGAGCACAGAAAGTGCACTTGGAGAGTTAAAGGCAAAATTCAGCTGGTTTAAGGTTAGCGTCTTGAAAGAAGCTGCGGAAAGAGCCACACAGAAGTTACTAAGAGAGAGTCATACTAGAGACACACTTTCAAAAGAAGCGATCCAGAGTGCACTCGAAGAGGAAATTCAAGCACTTCATGGTGAAAGAATAGGAAAAAAGTAA
- the LOC131794138 gene encoding lon protease homolog 2, peroxisomal: protein MVVPNRDLPKRLPLLILKDKVLLPGSSMRIAVRDNASLRMIDTRLLRKDTLSSVIIGVVPRRSEKEDEESLLHAFGTASVVVQVTGTNWPKPLYTLLVTGLCRFRIDKIVMEEPYLIAEVTQLDRPSEQEAEIRKNADLTMLAEEFRLCSNELVDMLDGRVPFVSRLKDMLSGIPDGSLPDTLASIVKASYLEKLEILNTVDLIERFKKSLLLLRRQKEGMRGSHPLKGGSEFNRRMWKNNTKRGSILISKEPKRISKGLDDEDDNNDEDDVEELERKIRSADLPEHAFKVAMKELKRLKKMPPQFPEHATARNYLEWMVDLPWSKETTDKLDISQARADLDHDHYGLEKLKKRVIEYLAVRKLKNSLKGPILCFVGPPGVGKTSVGRSIANTLGREFQRISLGGICDQSDIRGHRRTYIGSMPGRILNALKTVGAKNPVILLDEVDKMGKSLHGDPAAALLEVLDPEQNWTFVDHYLNIPFDLSQVLFIATANTVSTIPPALLDRMELIMVPGYTQEEKIAITKRHLLPKQLKEHGLAEQDMEFPEDSMKAIISNYTREAGVRSLERKIGGVCRAVAVQVAEATRGASGQAEESSGQESKEGEAEKPKGETDKPADREAFLITEKFLTEALGPPVFESEVAQRLSTPGVAVGLAWTAMGGEIMFVEATRMGGEGKITLTGQLGDVMKESAQLALSWLRSRSTEYCLTSEDGVDLLERTDVHIHFPAGAVGKDGPSAGVTIVTVLVSLFSGRCTRSDTAMTGEITLRGLVLPVGGIKEKVLAAHRAGLKRVILPKRNEKDLSELPDNVKDEMNFILVNRVEDVLRAAFDDESPGMAQAISSKL from the exons ATGGTGGTTCCAAATCGAGATCTCCCGAAACGCCTTCCATTGCTCATCCTCAAAGACAAAGTCCTTTTACCGGGCTCGTCCATGAGGATTGCTGTACGAGACAATGCCAG CCTTCGTATGATCGATACAAGACTTCTTCGAAAAGACACCCTAAGCAGTGTGATCATAGGTGTGGTACCACGACGATCAGAGAAAGAG GATGAAGAATCATTGTTACATGCCTTTGGAACAGCATCTGTAGTAGTTCAGGTAACAGGTACCAACTGGCCAAAGCCCCTGTACACCCTGCTAGTTACTGGATTGTGCAGATTTAGAATTGATAAAATAGTCATGGAGGAACCTTATTTGATAGCAGAGGTGACACAGTTGGACAGGCCCTCCGAACAAG AGgcagaaataaggaaaaatgcTGATTTAACAATGCTAGCTGAAGAGTTTCGACTGTGTTCAAATGAGTTGGTGGACATGTTGGATGGGAGAGTACCATTTGTTTCCAGGCTAAAG GACATGTTGAGTGGAATACCAGATGGGAGTCTTCCTGACACGTTGGCATCCATTGTAAAAGCCTCTTACTTAGAGAAACTAGAG ATCCTGAATACAGTAGATTTGATTGAAAGGTTCAAGAAATCTCTTCTTTTGCTACGGAGACAAAAAGAG gGAATGAGAGGTAGCCACCCGCTGAAGGGTGGCTCAGAATTTAACAGAAGGATGTGGAAAAATAATACAAAG CGTGGCAGCATACTCATTTCTAAGGAACCCAAAAGGATTTCCAAAGGTTTAGATGATGAGGACGAcaataatgatgaagatgacgtGGAGGaacttgaaaggaaaattag GTCTGCTGACCTTCCAGAACATGCTTTCAAAGTAGCTATGAAGGAGTTGAAG CGCTTGAAGAAGATGCCCCCACAGTTCCCAGAGCATGCTACAGCAAG aaattatcTGGAGTGGATGGTTGACCTCCCATGGAGCAAAGAAACTACCGACAAGTTAGACATATCCCAAGCAAG AGCGGATCTGGATCATGACCATTATGGCTTGGAGAAACTGAAGAAGAGAGTCATTGAGTATCTGGCTgttcgaaaattgaaaaacagtttgaaag GTCCTATTTTATGCTTTGTTGGTCCCCCCGGGGTTGGAAAGACAAGTGTTGGAAGATCTATTGCAAACACTCTTGGCAGAGAATTTCAGAG aATATCACTTGGTGGAATTTGTGACCAGTCGGATATCAGAGGACATCG GCGAACATACATAGGATCAATGCCTGGAAGGATCTTAAATGCCTTGAAAACAGTTGGAGCAAAGAATCCTGTTATCTTGTTGGATGAAGTGGACAAGATG GGCAAGAGTCTTCATGGTGACCCCGCTGCTGCCCTATTGGAAGTGTTGGACCCTGAACAGAATTGGACATTTGTAGACCA CTACCTCAATATTCCATTTGATCTTTCACAA GTGCTGTTTATAGCCACTGCAAATACTGTTAGCACCATACCTCCTGCTTTGCTTGATCGAATGGAG ttgATCATGGTTCCAGGTTACACTCAGGAAGAGAAGATCGCTATTACTAAGCGGCATCTTTTGCCAAAACAGCTGAAG gAACATGGACTTGCTGAACAAGACATGGAATTTCCTGAGGATTCTATGAAGGCAATAA TCTCTAATTACACCCGGGAAGCTGGAGTGAGGTCACTGGAGCGCAAGATTGGTGGCGTGTGTCGGGCTGTGGCCGTGCAG GTGGCTGAAGCAACGAGAGGTGCTTCAGGGCAAGCTGAAGAAAGTAGCGGACAAGAATCCAAAGAAGGGGAAGCCGAAAAACCCAAGGGCGAAACTGATAAACCCGCTGACCGAGAGGCGTTTTTGATCACTGAGAAATTCTTGACTGAAGCATTAGGG cctCCTGTATTTGAATCTGAAGTGGCTCAAAGACTGTCAACTCCAGGCGTGGCAGTAG GTTTGGCGTGGACTGCAATGGGTGGTGAAATCATGTTTGTGGAGGCGACGCGAATGGGAGGAGAGGGAAAAATCACTTTGACTGGACAGTTGG GGGATGTCATGAAAGAATCCGCACAGTTGGCGTTGAGCTGGCTTAGAAGTCGCTCAACTGAG TACTGTCTGACATCAGAGGACGGCGTGGATCTACTTGAGCGCACAGATGTACATATTCATTTCCCAGCAGGCGCCGTTGGCAAAGACGGCCCATCAGCTGGAGTTACCATTGTTACCGTTCTTGTATCGCTTTTCAG CGGCCGATGTACCCGTTCAGACACAGCCATGACCGGAGAAATAACCTTGAGGGGGCTTGTTTTACCG GTCGGTGGAATCAAGGAAAAAGTGTTGGCTGCCCACAGGGCTGGACTAAAGAGGGTGATACTACCGAAAAGAAACGAAAAG GATCTTTCAGAGCTGCCGGATAACGTGAAG gatgAGATGAACTTTATCTTGGTCAACCGGGTGGAGGATGTTTTACGCGCTGCGTTTGATGATGAATCTCCAGGAATGGCACAAGCTATCAGTAGCAAGCTATAG
- the LOC131794137 gene encoding large ribosomal subunit protein mL52-like gives MAALIRNRIAVLTRPSAMSMNCIRHWSTFPTLHAGQKMRLSRGQARDGIAYGPLTDLPDWSFADGTPAPETKRRRTRRLKRMDVAHQILTYLNEVERAGEARDEDGNVLDSTKLPKKEQEIS, from the exons atggcggccttAATTCGAAATCGAATTGCAG TGTTGACAAGACCATCAGCGATGTCTATGAATTGCATTAGACATTGGAGTACTTTTCCAACACTTCATGCAGGGCAAAAAATGAGATTGAG CCGAGGTCAAGCACGCGATGGAATAGCTTATGGACCTCTCACTGACCTACCAGACTGGAGTTTTGCAG ATGGGACCCCAGCACCAGagacaaaaagaagaagaacaagaaggtTGAAAAGAATGGATGTGGCC CATCAAATCTTAACGTATTTGAATGAGGTGGAGAGAGCAGGGGAAGCAAGAGATGAAGATGGAAATGTTCTGGATTCCACAAAACTGCCAAAGAAAGAGCAAGAGATCAGTTGA
- the LOC131794350 gene encoding serine protease 23-like, whose product MTLVKYFAVASLLCSALQFPDLVFSSRQRIKRVPFTSSPKGGDNVSYKQAHKIPEDVMDDDFPPLSFYIQDVNITSLQRTNQTSSLGWNYTNSNELDFDGLTVSANDSIKDSLPRLNYETFWSNGSLTLTLVELKKVEGMGNATHDVWSKMADFELEVSDVVPSDFDVVNDPPNMGRHRRKRAVFGPDERIKVRYDDSRRLPYSAVVRISTGCTGTLISEYHVLTAAHCVHDGMNYLVDVKHLKVLVLRHQGKVIKIGVDFVKVPRGWTLSRDYRYDYSVIRLKRAHNNEFLGMYEIPAALDIRIKIQFASFPFDKEQNTLWYSNCAAHCRNHAIINRCDSNAGSSGAGIYALMRKGKVEERFVFGVFTGLGSRVRFRGKMRLMNIGTKITPLKLAQIRAWMGLPPRRHKGSIDQKAKMPVSPNH is encoded by the coding sequence ATGACTTTGGTAAAATATTTCGCTGTCGCGAGTTTGCTGTGTTCAGCTCTACAATTTCCTGATCTTGTTTTCTCGTCTCGACAAAGGATTAAGCGTGTGCCATTCACTTCTTCTCCAAAAGGAGGTGATAATGTGTCGTACAAACAAGCACACAAAATACCAGAGGACGTGATGGACGACGATTTTCCACCTCTTAGCTTTTACATCCAAGACGTGAACATCACCTCTTTGCAGAGAACAAACCAAACCAGCTCACTTGGGTGGAACTATACTAATTCTAATGAGCTGGATTTCGACGGATTAACTGTATCAGCCAATGACTCCATTAAAGACAGCTTACCAAGGCTCAACTATGAAACCTTTTGGTCCAATGGAAGTTTAACGCTCACCTTAGTGGAGCTTAAAAAGGTCGAGGGGATGGGAAACGCAACTCACGACGTATGGAGCAAGATGGCAGACTTTGAGCTAGAAGTATCCGATGTGGTTCCCAGTGACTTTGACGTTGTCAACGATCCTCCTAACATGGGGCGTCATCGGCGAAAAAGAGCTGTATTTGGTCCAGATGAACGAATTAAAGTCCGCTATGACGATTCGAGACGGCTTCCATACTCTGCGGTGGTGAGGATATCTACTGGCTGCACAGGCACCCTTATCTCAGAATACCATGTGCTGACAGCGGCACATTGCGTTCACGATGGCATGAATTACCTCGTCGATGTAAAGCACTTGAAGGTGCTCGTCTTGAGGCATCAAGGAAAGGTCATCAAAATTGGAGTCGACTTCGTCAAAGTTCCGCGAGGATGGACTCTCTCTCGCGATTACCGTTACGACTATTCCGTCATAAGACTCAAACGGGCGCACAACAATGAATTCCTAGGCATGTATGAAATTCCTGCCGCCCTGGACATTCGAATAAAAATCCAGTTCGCTTCTTTTCCCTTCGACAAAGAACAAAATACTCTGTGGTACTCGAATTGTGCAGCTCATTGTCGTAATCATGCCATCATCAATCGCTGCGATTCTAACGCCGGAAGCTCTGGTGCAGGAATCTACGCCCTGATGAGGAAAGGTAAAGTAGAAGAACGGTTCGTGTTCGGAGTATTTACTGGTTTGGGAAGCCGCGTACGGTTTCGTGGAAAAATGCGTCTCATGAACATAGGCACGAAGATTACACCTCTAAAGCTAGCGCAAATTCGTGCCTGGATGGGTCTGCCTCCAAGAAGACATAAAGGTTCAATCGACCAAAAAGCCAAAATGCCTGTCTCTCCCAACCATTAG